From the genome of Mycolicibacterium aromaticivorans JS19b1 = JCM 16368:
TGCCGCGGGCGGTCGTCACATAGCGGGGCCGCCGGGGGTCCTCGCCGAGTTTGCGGCGCAGGTGACGGATATGGACGCCAACGACGTCGTTGCAGCCGCTCCAGGATTCTCCCCACACGCCTTCCAGAAGTTGGCGGTGTGTGAACACGACACCCGGCCGTGAAGACAACATCGCCAACATCTCAAATTCAATGCGCGTCAAGTTGATTGGCTCACTATCGAGAACGGCTTGGCGTGCTGCGATGTCGATGTTCAGCGCTCCGAATATCCGGGGCGGCTCAGTACGGCCCCGGCAGTCCCGGTGCTGACAACTCTTCTCCCCTCGTTGGCGTGGAGATCGCCGCAGAATCGTACGGATACGGGCAACCAACTCCCGCGGGCTAAACGGCTCGGTGATGTAGTCGTCGGCATCGACCGATAAGCCGATGGCATCACCGACTGCGATACCGCCGGCAGCCACTATCACCACGTGGGCATTCGAGAAGCTACGAAGCTTGCGGCATATCTCAGGTCCATCGGCTCGAGGCCGTACGAAATCAAGCACGACGACATCGGGGTCGTTGTCGCGCGCAGCGTTGAGCGCATCTTTTTCCCCCGAGACCACCTCCACAACGAAGTGCTGCTGCTTCAGGTAGCCGGCGACCATTCCGGCGAGGAAGCCATCGTGGTCGATGATCAAGGCACGGATTCTGCCGGCCCCGGGAGTGCCGGTGGTGCCGATTTCCGTGGTCATCGCCACGACTCCTCAGATGCGGGTCCGTCGATGCGCGGGTCGACGACAGGAACGCGCTGGGGACCTTGCAGGCGGGTAATGATTTCCCCTCGCATCCGCTCCGGATGGCCTTGTCGGTGATCGGCGCCACGGCCGCGGATGTCAAGATTTCGCTGACTCAGCCGCGCGCTGGCGCAATGCACACCCCCCATGACGACCTCCATCTACTATCTCCGTACGGAGATAGTATGACAGTGCATTCCCGGGCAACGGAGCCGCGACATGCGCCGAATGCGCGGCGGCATGTGCACCGATGGTGAAGTGAACTATCTACTAAGCTACTTAGTAGCATTCCGGACAGAATGTGCTGCGTGGCGGGCGGACCACCGATTGATCAGAGAACTGAGCGCATTCCGGTCGTGGCATAGCGGTCTTGCGGTGCAGGCGGTATCGAACCGCACAATTCAGGGGGATGTAAAGCCGCCTGCCGCCGTAGCTGCAAGAAATGTTTTGGAGGCCGGATGAAATTGCAGGCGGTAACTGCGGTCCTCGTTTCCTGGTGGTGGCAGCGGATCCACATGGTGGTGACGGCCGGGCTATGTCTGGTTGGAGTGGTCGCCGCGCGCTGCGGTCATGACACCGTCGGCGGTGGCTGAACCCGACCCGGGCAATCCCCCGGCGATCGTCGACGCGCCATCGGGCGACCTGCCCACCGCAGACGTTCCCGTCTCACCGCATTTCCCGCCGCCACCGTCAGACCCCTCAGCCAGGAACTAGCGGCCCAGTTCCATGGTGGTCTGGGTGGCAAGCCGGGTGGGTTGCAGCGACGCATTCGTGATGGCGACAGGGTCGCCGGGCGCTCGGGCGCTGAGTACTTTCGGCAAAGTGAGGTCCCATGGTCACTCGGCGGGTTCGGCCGCGGCAGGCACCGCCATGGCGATCAGGAGCGCAAGCACTTCAAACAGTCCCCCGCTCAACCCGCCGACATGTGGGCGGCCGCGGCGAACTATCTGCATCACATCTCCGGTTCAGTACTCGATGAATCTGGCGACGTAGGGCGTCATCCCGCTGGTGCGGACCGGGGAGATATGCACATCCGAGCCGGTGTAGGGCGCTTCGAGCATCTGCCCACCGCCGAGGTAAAGCGCTTCGTGCTGGCTGCCGTTGGGTCCGTAGAAGATCACGTCGCCACGACGCATCTGTGAGGACGGGACCTGACGGCCGGCGGTGTACTGCGACCCCGAGTAGTGCGGCAGCTTGATGCCAGCCCCGGCGAAGGCGTATAGCACCAGACCTGAGCAGTCAAAGCCCACCGTATTGGCGCCGTCATCGATACCGCGGCTGGGGCCGTTGGCATTGCCGCCGCCCCACGAGTACGGCACGCCGATCTGGGACTGAGCGCGTTTGATCACGTACTCGATGGCCTGGTTGCCGTACACCATCGGGATGGTGCCGTTATTGATGCCGGTGTCGGTGGGCTTGAGGATGCCCATCCGGGTCAGGAACTGCTTGCCGAGCTGCTGGGTGACCTGCATCGAGTTCATCGCGATCTGCAGCACGGCGTTGATGATCTGGACCGGGTCGCCGGATAGGAACGCGCTCGGGATCGTCGGCAAGGTCAGATCCCACTCCGAGGGGTCGCCGTAGGGCACCTTGCCGTTGGCGGCGGCCCGACCCGATGCGGCCGCGGCCGGATCCCAACGGTCACCGCTCGACGGGTCGGCGGGCGCCGCAGCCGGTCGGGTCGGGCCGGGGGCGCCGGCCGCAGCCGGTACCGGGGCAGACCAGACCCGCGCGGCGTCGAGTTTCTGCTGCGCGGCCTTGCGCTCGGCGGCGAGCCGATCGATCTCCGCCTGCTGCTCGCGGAAGTTCTTCTGCGCTTCAGTGAGCGCAGCAACTGCGGCGTCCTGACTGGCCTGAGCCTGCTGGACCGCCTGGTCGGCCTTCTGCTTGGCGACTCGGGCCCCCGCATCCTTGTTGACCACCTCGGTGCGGGCCTGCTGCAGGCCTACCATCACCTGCTGGGAGCTCAAAGCCAGCATCTGGCCGGCCGCAGCGGTCGACATGACGTCCTCGGGTGTGCGGGCGACCAGCAGCGAGGCGGAGGGCCCGTTCATGTACGTGGCGACCGCGAAGGTGTCGAAGCGGTTCTGCGCCGCGGCGATCGCGGCGTTGGCGTCCTTGACTGCCTGCTCGCTGGCGTCGACCTGCTGCTGCCCGGCCGCGGCGGCGTCCCGTGCGTCCTGCACCTCGACGATCGCCTTGTTGACGCTCTCCTGTTGCGCCTGAACGCGAGCGCCGACCTCCTGAAGCTGCTGGTTCGCTTCAGCGACCTCGGCGATCAGCGCGGCCAAGCCGTTCGGCGCAGGTTCCGGCTCGGCCTGCGCCAGTCCCGGAACACTGAGTGCCATCGCGACACTGAGCGTCACTATGAGGGCAGATCTACACCAGGTGGCGCGAGGAGTAGTCGTTCCCACTCGGCTGTCTCCCTACAACTCGGTACGCACCCGTACGCGTGTGCTCCAGATGCGATCGGTCGACTCCTCCAGCGTTACGTATCTACGTAGTACGCAGTAGGGCCGTACATTCGAGAGGGACAGTACATCACTTTTGACCCATTGGTAACACCCGTCACAAACTACAAATATGTAATTCCTCCGGCGGCCTAAACCTGCATTCGGTCAACTCGATAACCCTGGCGGATTAGCCTGGCTTTGGCGGCTACAACCCAGCAGCACCTGAAATGCATGGAGAAGGGAAATCCCACCATGACAATTTCAGGGCGAGGCTTGTCGGTCGACGAGTTCCCCCGGTTCAGGGGGCGCCGGGACGGCGTCAAATCGGCGGATCACTCCAGTCTGCTTGACGGTTGCACTGCCCGCCTCCATCCGCCGAACCCGCCAGATAGAAGCGAACTACCGGAGCAGACTAGGCGGTGGAATAGTCAGTGATACTTCGGGATTAGCGAGAATATTGCGCGCTTTCTGCAGATGCCGACGCGTCATAACATAGACCAACCGTGCTCGAGGCCGACACGCCGCAGGTGATCCCGGCCGAAGCGGGCTGCCCGCCCTGCCACAAGTGGACAACACTCGTACTTGACTTTCGAAGATGTCATCTGTGCAACCACCAAACATCGGCGAAGCTTTGACCGAGCGTGGTCGCGAAGAAACGCCGCCAGAACTTCTTCCACACGCGGTTCTTAGGTCAGCAGATTGACGGCGCTGCCGTCATCGGCATGAAATAACAATCATGCAGAAAGTATCGATCGAAGCACTGGCGCGCCAGCAACTGGCACACGCAGCCACCTACGGCCGCAACGCCGCCGACACTGTCGTCGGCGGCCATGAACGCGTGCTGCGCCAGACGGTCATCGGCATGCTGGGCGGTTCGGAACTCGGCGAGCATGAGAATCCGGGTGAGGCCAGCGTCTACGTACTCAAGGGCTCAGTCCGGCTGGTGGCAGGCGATCAGCATTGGGAGGCGCGAACCGGTGATCTGCTCACGATTCCCGATACGCGCCATTCGCTGGTCGCCTTGGTGGATTCGGCAATCCTTCTCACCGTCGCGAAGCTGCCCTGATCGCAGCGCACCCGTACGGGTCTACTGCCGGGCGTGGTTGCGCAGGACTTCGATGCGTCGCTGATACTCGGTTGCGTCGATCTCAGCGCGCGCGAAACGGTCGGCCAGCACCTGCTCCGGTGAGATCGCTTGACGCATCCGCGGCGGGGTGGCCGTGGTGTTGGCCGAGCCGTTGCCGAATCGGATCAAGGCGACGATGCCGACGATGATCAGCGCCCAGAACAGCACCATACCGATGCCCATGCCGGCGTAGCCCCACCAGCCCATGTTGTAGTCATGCCAAAACATCATGATTCCTCCTCCTCTGTTTCGGATTCAAGTGATGTTGCCGACAAGCGCACCGGGCAGGGCTGAACGCACTGTCGTCTAGGGCCTTTCGACACGTTGCCGGATCGGTCTCCTCGTAGGCGGACCATTGACGTGTCGGCTGGTTTTGCATGTCAACTCACGTAGTTGAGGCTGGTCATCATGCCAGCGTCTTGGTGATAGGTGTTGTGGCAGTGCAACATCCATATGCCGGGGTTATCGGCGATGAGTCTGACAGTCACCGATTTCATCGGCAGAACGATGACGGTGTCCTTGCGCGGACCCAGGGTGCCGTCGGGTTTGATCACCTGAAAGGTATGTCCGTGCAGGTGCATCGGGTGCCACATCATCGTGTTGTTGGCGAAGGTCAACGTCGCGTTCTGGCCCTGTCGAATCGTCAAAGGGGTGGCGTCACTGTAGGGGCGGCCGTTGATCATCCAGTCGTACTGCATCATGGTGCCCGACAGTCGCGCCGTGAGCGCGGTGTCGGTTCTGGTCGAGTCGAGTACCACCTGGGGAGCAGCGGTGAACATGTCCACGGTGCCCACTCGGCCCTGCAGTTCGGGTGGCCGGAACGCAGGGTCGGGTGCGCTTCCCGCACCGGTGCTCAGCAGCGCGCGGGCGATCGCGTTCTTGCCCTCGGCGGAGGCCACGAGGGGAAACACGCCGTCGCCTGCAGTGACGACTACGTCGTAGCGCTCACCCATTCCAAGAAGCACCGCGTCGACCTCGGTCGGCACGACCGGGAAGCCGTCGGTGTGGGTGACTGTCATCCGGTGCCCGGCCAGAGCAACGCGGAAGGCGGTGTCCGAGCCGGCATTGATGATGCGGATGCGGATTCGCTGGCCGGGCTTGGCCGAGAATGTGGTCGGTGCGGCCGGGATCCGCCCGTTGATCAAGTAGCACGGGTAGCTGACGTCGCCGGCGTCCCCTTCCAACAGCTGGCTGGTTCCGACACCGCCGACCCCGGGAACCGCCGGTATCCCTCCAGTGCCCGGCGTCCCCATGCCCGGCATGCCGGGCATCGATGAGCTTTGTCCCGGGGTGGCCATGGCGCGTAATCCGTCGAAGAGCTGTTGTGGGCTGCTGCCCACTCCGGCGGTCCAGTCGTCGAGGACGACGATCCACTCGGCGTCATAGCGGCCGGGTTCGCGTGGGTCATCGATGATCACCGGCAGGTAGAGCCCGAAGTCGGCGTCCAGCCCGGTGTGGGGATGCGCCCAGTATGTGCCCGCATACGGGGAGATGAAACGATACGTGAACCCGCCGCCAGGACTGATGTCCGGAGTCGCCGGCGCTGCACCGTCCATGTCGTTGCGCAACGCGATCCCGTGCCAGTGCACCGAGGATGCATGATCGAGTCGGTTGATGAATCTCACCGAGAGCTCATCACCTACCCCGGCACGGATCAGAGGCCCGGGAACCTGGTTGTTGTAGGCCAGCGTCCGGGCCACCGGGCCACCCAGATCGATATCGGCCGGAGCAGCCGTCAGATTCGCCGACACGGTATTTCCGGTGTGCGGTCGAGCGGCCTCGGCCGCGGCGATCGGATGTGAACTGTCGCTATCCACCCCGGTGGTGTTCGGGCGTCCGCACGCGGCCACCGCAACCCCACTGACCAGTGTGGCGGCCAGGAAACCTCTGCGGCTCAACCGGATTCCACTAGAGCGTTGCTCATTCATCGCGGGCCCCCATCGGTGCCGCCGATGCATTCACCATGGCTGGCGGTGTGGATTCTTGGCTGTTCGGATGGCTGGTATCGAACAGCACGAACACACCCACGACGACAGCGCCCCAGAACACGAGCAATCCCACACCTGCCAGCAGGCAGGGTCCCCACAACGAACCGCCATCACAGCATGACCAGAGCGCCACGGTTGTCCTTTCTTTCCTGCTCTCACCATGAGCCTGACAACCGGTGAAATCGATGATGGTTTTGTCAAGATTCGCTAAAGACGCGCCCGGATGAACGCGTCCGGGCCAAGGAACGGCACGATGAGCACATGGAACCCCCCGCGCCTGCTCACGATGTCGCCAGCGGCTATCGGGCGCTCATCGTTGACGACGAAGTGCCGCTGGCCAAAGTTGTGGCCAGCTATCTGGAACGCGAGCAGTTCGACGTGACCATCTGCCACACCGGGACGGAGGCCGTGGCTCTGGCGCGCGAGGTCGACCCAGACGTGGTGGTGTTGGACCTGGCGTTGCCCGGCATCGACGGAATCGAAGTGTGCCGGCAATTGCGCACCTTCTCCGACGCCTACGTGGTGATGCTGACAGCGCGCGACACCGAAGTGGACACCGTTGTCGGGCTGTCCGTCGGTGCCGACGACTACGTCACCAAACCGTTCAGCCCGCGCGAGCTGGTGGCCCGCATCCGTGCGATGCTGCGCCGGCCACGCACCGTCGCTACACAGCCCGGCCCTGCTCACGACGGGCACACGCCCGCACCACCGCCACGGGTGTTCGGACCACTGTCGATCGACGTCGCGGGCCGGGAAGTGTTCCTCGACGGAGCGCGTGTGGCCCTGACACGGACCGAATTCGACATCCTGGCCGCGCTGTCAGCGAGGCCGGGGGTGGCTTTCAGCCGCCGCCAACTGCTGGAGGCCGTGTGGGGCGAGCCATGGGTCGGCAACGACCACCTGGTCGACGTCCACGTCGGTCATCTGCGCCGGAAGCTCCACGACGACCCGAACGCCCCGCGGTTCATGTTCACCGTGCGCGGGGTGGGATACCGGATGGCGGGCGGCGGGCGGCAATGACGACACATGAGATCCCCGACCATCAGCGACAGAACACGCCGCGGCAGCGTTTCGGCATCGGCGCGCGCCTACTCCTCGCGCAAGCCATGGTGCTCATCGCCGGGGGTGTCACGACCGCTGTCGTCGCCGCCATCGTCGGTCCACCGTTGTTTCGAGAACACCTACACCGGGCGGGGGTGCCTCACCACTCCGACGAACAGTTCCACGCCGAGCAGGCCTACAGCTACGCCACCGCAACCTCCATCGCAGTCGCGGTCGGCGTCGCCGCGCTGACCGCACTGGTGGTGACCGCCTACTTCAGCAGACGCCTGCAGCGATCGGTTACCGAGGTATCCGCGGCAGCGACCGCTGTCGCGGACGGCCGCTACGACATCCGCGTCTCGCCACTACAACTCGGCGAGGACTTCGCCAACCTCTCACGAGCCTTCAACCAGATGGCCCAGCGCCTCCAGTCGGTCGAGACCACCCGTCGGCAACTCTTCGGCGACCTCGCCCACGAGATCCGCACCCCCATCTCGGTGCTCGAGGCTTACATGGAGGCCGTCGAGGACGGGGTGAAAACCCTGGATACCGACACCATCACCATGATGCGCAATCAAACCCGACGGCTGGTGAGGTTCTCCGAGGACTTCGCCGCCCTCGCCCAAGCCGAAGAAGGCGCGGCGATCGCCCCGCAGTGGATCGACCCCGCCGCGCTGATCCCCAGCACAACCGCAGCCGCCATCGACCGGTACACCACCAAGGGGGTCGCCCTGACCACCGACGTGGCCGCGCTTCCGCTCGTCTGGGCAGACCCGCACCGACTCGCCCAGGTCCTGGGCAACCTCCTCGACAATGCGCTGCGGCACACCCCATCCCGGGGCAGCGTCCATGTGGCGGCCACTGCCGACCGCGATGAGATCACCATCACCGTCAGCGACAACGGGGACGGAATCGACCCCGCCCATCTGCCCCAGCTGTTCGAGCGCTTCTACCGGGCCGACGCTGCGCGCGACCGCGATCACGGCGGCGCGGGAATCGGGCTAGCGATTGCGAAAGCACTAACCGAGGCCCACGGTGGCCGCATTAGCGCGACCAGCCGTGGACCTGGCACCGGCAGCACCTTCACCGTCGCCGTGCCGATCCGTCCAACACCCGGAGACGGCGTGGCCCCCCAGGAAG
Proteins encoded in this window:
- a CDS encoding response regulator transcription factor, with the translated sequence MTTEIGTTGTPGAGRIRALIIDHDGFLAGMVAGYLKQQHFVVEVVSGEKDALNAARDNDPDVVVLDFVRPRADGPEICRKLRSFSNAHVVIVAAGGIAVGDAIGLSVDADDYITEPFSPRELVARIRTILRRSPRQRGEKSCQHRDCRGRTEPPRIFGALNIDIAARQAVLDSEPINLTRIEFEMLAMLSSRPGVVFTHRQLLEGVWGESWSGCNDVVGVHIRHLRRKLGEDPRRPRYVTTARGIGYRLGFSS
- the ripA gene encoding NlpC/P60 family peptidoglycan endopeptidase RipA, which encodes MALSVPGLAQAEPEPAPNGLAALIAEVAEANQQLQEVGARVQAQQESVNKAIVEVQDARDAAAAGQQQVDASEQAVKDANAAIAAAQNRFDTFAVATYMNGPSASLLVARTPEDVMSTAAAGQMLALSSQQVMVGLQQARTEVVNKDAGARVAKQKADQAVQQAQASQDAAVAALTEAQKNFREQQAEIDRLAAERKAAQQKLDAARVWSAPVPAAAGAPGPTRPAAAPADPSSGDRWDPAAAASGRAAANGKVPYGDPSEWDLTLPTIPSAFLSGDPVQIINAVLQIAMNSMQVTQQLGKQFLTRMGILKPTDTGINNGTIPMVYGNQAIEYVIKRAQSQIGVPYSWGGGNANGPSRGIDDGANTVGFDCSGLVLYAFAGAGIKLPHYSGSQYTAGRQVPSSQMRRGDVIFYGPNGSQHEALYLGGGQMLEAPYTGSDVHISPVRTSGMTPYVARFIEY
- a CDS encoding pyridoxamine 5'-phosphate oxidase family protein, which codes for MFGGCTDDIFESQVRVLSTCGRAGSPLRPGSPAACRPRARLVYVMTRRHLQKARNILANPEVSLTIPPPSLLR
- a CDS encoding cupin domain-containing protein, whose translation is MQKVSIEALARQQLAHAATYGRNAADTVVGGHERVLRQTVIGMLGGSELGEHENPGEASVYVLKGSVRLVAGDQHWEARTGDLLTIPDTRHSLVALVDSAILLTVAKLP
- a CDS encoding SHOCT domain-containing protein, with amino-acid sequence MMFWHDYNMGWWGYAGMGIGMVLFWALIIVGIVALIRFGNGSANTTATPPRMRQAISPEQVLADRFARAEIDATEYQRRIEVLRNHARQ
- a CDS encoding multicopper oxidase family protein produces the protein MNEQRSSGIRLSRRGFLAATLVSGVAVAACGRPNTTGVDSDSSHPIAAAEAARPHTGNTVSANLTAAPADIDLGGPVARTLAYNNQVPGPLIRAGVGDELSVRFINRLDHASSVHWHGIALRNDMDGAAPATPDISPGGGFTYRFISPYAGTYWAHPHTGLDADFGLYLPVIIDDPREPGRYDAEWIVVLDDWTAGVGSSPQQLFDGLRAMATPGQSSSMPGMPGMGTPGTGGIPAVPGVGGVGTSQLLEGDAGDVSYPCYLINGRIPAAPTTFSAKPGQRIRIRIINAGSDTAFRVALAGHRMTVTHTDGFPVVPTEVDAVLLGMGERYDVVVTAGDGVFPLVASAEGKNAIARALLSTGAGSAPDPAFRPPELQGRVGTVDMFTAAPQVVLDSTRTDTALTARLSGTMMQYDWMINGRPYSDATPLTIRQGQNATLTFANNTMMWHPMHLHGHTFQVIKPDGTLGPRKDTVIVLPMKSVTVRLIADNPGIWMLHCHNTYHQDAGMMTSLNYVS
- a CDS encoding response regulator transcription factor; the encoded protein is MEPPAPAHDVASGYRALIVDDEVPLAKVVASYLEREQFDVTICHTGTEAVALAREVDPDVVVLDLALPGIDGIEVCRQLRTFSDAYVVMLTARDTEVDTVVGLSVGADDYVTKPFSPRELVARIRAMLRRPRTVATQPGPAHDGHTPAPPPRVFGPLSIDVAGREVFLDGARVALTRTEFDILAALSARPGVAFSRRQLLEAVWGEPWVGNDHLVDVHVGHLRRKLHDDPNAPRFMFTVRGVGYRMAGGGRQ
- a CDS encoding sensor histidine kinase, with translation MTTHEIPDHQRQNTPRQRFGIGARLLLAQAMVLIAGGVTTAVVAAIVGPPLFREHLHRAGVPHHSDEQFHAEQAYSYATATSIAVAVGVAALTALVVTAYFSRRLQRSVTEVSAAATAVADGRYDIRVSPLQLGEDFANLSRAFNQMAQRLQSVETTRRQLFGDLAHEIRTPISVLEAYMEAVEDGVKTLDTDTITMMRNQTRRLVRFSEDFAALAQAEEGAAIAPQWIDPAALIPSTTAAAIDRYTTKGVALTTDVAALPLVWADPHRLAQVLGNLLDNALRHTPSRGSVHVAATADRDEITITVSDNGDGIDPAHLPQLFERFYRADAARDRDHGGAGIGLAIAKALTEAHGGRISATSRGPGTGSTFTVAVPIRPTPGDGVAPQEVTSEPASP